One window from the genome of Thermaerobacter marianensis DSM 12885 encodes:
- the atpD gene encoding F0F1 ATP synthase subunit beta, translating to MAEQNVGRVVQVIGPVVDIEFPEGKLPDIYNAIKIQAKTEEVEIDLTVEAAQHLGNNVVRCVAMASTDGLQRGMPAVDTGGPISVPVGREVLGRMFNVLGEPIDGKEPPQAKKRYPIHRPAPDVADVNPATEILETGIKVIDLICPFARGGKVGLFGGAGVGKTVIIMELIHNIAYKHGGFSVFAGVGERTREGNDLYHELKESGVLDKTALVFGQMNEPPGARLRVGLTGLAMAEYFRDEEGQDLLLFIDNIFRFTQAGSEVSALLGRMPSAVGYQPTLATEMGNLQERITTTRKGSITSVQAVYVPADDYTDPAPVTTFAHLDSTVRLERAIAERGIYPAVDPLASTSRILDPNIVGQEHYEVARGVQQVLQRYKDLQDIIAILGMDELTEEDKLIVQRARKLERFLSQPFFVAEVFTGTPGKYVSREETVRGFKEILEGKHDDLPEAAFYMVGTIDEAVEKAKSLV from the coding sequence ATGGCTGAGCAGAACGTGGGCCGGGTCGTGCAGGTCATCGGCCCGGTGGTCGACATCGAGTTCCCCGAGGGCAAGTTGCCCGACATCTACAACGCCATCAAGATCCAGGCCAAGACCGAAGAGGTCGAGATCGACCTGACGGTGGAGGCGGCCCAGCACCTGGGCAACAACGTGGTGCGGTGCGTGGCCATGGCCTCCACCGACGGCCTGCAGCGGGGCATGCCCGCCGTGGACACCGGCGGCCCCATCTCCGTGCCCGTGGGCCGCGAGGTGCTGGGTCGTATGTTCAACGTCCTGGGCGAGCCCATCGACGGCAAGGAGCCGCCCCAGGCGAAGAAGCGCTATCCGATTCACCGGCCTGCGCCGGACGTGGCCGACGTCAACCCTGCCACGGAGATCCTGGAGACGGGCATCAAGGTCATCGACCTGATCTGCCCCTTCGCCCGCGGCGGGAAGGTGGGCCTCTTCGGCGGCGCCGGCGTGGGCAAGACCGTCATCATCATGGAGCTCATCCACAACATCGCCTACAAGCACGGCGGCTTCTCGGTCTTCGCCGGCGTGGGCGAGCGGACCCGCGAGGGCAACGACCTCTACCACGAGCTGAAGGAATCGGGGGTCCTCGACAAGACCGCGCTGGTCTTCGGCCAGATGAACGAGCCGCCCGGCGCCCGCCTGCGGGTGGGCCTGACGGGTCTGGCCATGGCCGAGTACTTCCGGGACGAAGAGGGCCAGGACCTGCTGCTGTTCATCGACAACATCTTCCGCTTCACCCAGGCGGGTTCCGAGGTGTCGGCGCTGCTGGGCCGCATGCCCAGCGCGGTGGGTTACCAGCCCACCCTGGCGACGGAGATGGGCAACCTGCAGGAGCGCATCACCACGACGCGAAAGGGGTCCATCACCTCGGTGCAGGCGGTGTACGTCCCCGCCGACGACTACACCGACCCCGCGCCGGTGACCACCTTCGCCCACCTGGACTCCACGGTGCGCCTCGAGCGCGCCATCGCCGAGCGCGGCATCTACCCGGCGGTGGACCCGCTGGCGTCCACCTCCCGCATCCTGGATCCCAACATCGTGGGCCAGGAGCACTATGAGGTGGCCCGCGGCGTCCAGCAGGTGCTTCAGCGGTACAAGGACCTGCAGGACATCATCGCCATCCTGGGCATGGACGAGCTGACCGAGGAAGACAAGCTGATCGTCCAGCGGGCGCGCAAGCTCGAGCGCTTCCTCTCCCAGCCGTTCTTCGTCGCCGAGGTGTTCACCGGCACGCCGGGCAAGTACGTCAGCCGCGAAGAGACGGTGCGGGGCTTCAAGGAGATCCTTGAGGGCAAGCACGACGACCTGCCCGAGGCGGCCTTCTACATGGTGGGCACCATCGACGAGGCCGTGGAGAAGGCCAAGTCGCTGGTCTGA
- a CDS encoding rod shape-determining protein has product MLGFVRDLGVDLGTVNTVVYVEGRGIVLNEPSVVAVDRETGHVLAVGSEAHRMLGRTPGNIVAARPLRGGVIADFTATATLLKMLLKRAVPQRLGLRPRMVVCVPSGVTTVERRAVIEAGYEAGARKVYLLEEPVAAALGAGLAIHEPGGHMVVDVGGGTTDIAVLSLGGVVVATSTRTGGDTFDEAIVRYVKRQYNVLIGERTAEQAKIAIGTAVPPEGDGERFEVRGRDLVTGLPRTLHLSAAEVQQALEEPLAALLAALRGALERVPPELAADILHRGLVLTGGGSLLRGLDRRIADATGLPVVRPEQPLLTVALGTGVALSRLDRLDGVLIAG; this is encoded by the coding sequence ATGCTCGGGTTCGTCCGGGACCTGGGGGTCGACCTGGGAACCGTCAACACGGTGGTGTATGTGGAAGGCCGGGGCATCGTGCTCAACGAGCCGTCGGTGGTGGCCGTCGACCGCGAGACGGGCCACGTCCTGGCCGTGGGTTCGGAAGCCCACCGGATGCTGGGCCGCACGCCGGGGAACATCGTGGCGGCGCGTCCCCTGCGGGGCGGGGTCATCGCCGACTTCACGGCCACGGCCACGCTGCTGAAGATGCTGCTCAAGCGGGCCGTTCCCCAACGGCTGGGCTTGCGGCCCCGGATGGTGGTCTGCGTCCCCTCGGGCGTGACCACCGTCGAGCGGCGGGCCGTCATCGAAGCAGGCTACGAGGCCGGCGCCCGCAAGGTGTACCTGTTGGAAGAACCGGTGGCGGCCGCCCTGGGGGCGGGCCTCGCCATCCACGAGCCCGGCGGCCACATGGTGGTCGACGTGGGCGGCGGGACGACGGACATCGCCGTGCTCTCCCTGGGCGGGGTGGTGGTGGCCACCTCCACCCGCACCGGCGGCGACACCTTCGACGAGGCCATCGTCCGCTATGTCAAGCGGCAGTACAACGTGCTGATCGGTGAGCGCACGGCGGAACAGGCGAAGATCGCCATCGGCACCGCCGTCCCCCCCGAGGGCGACGGGGAGCGCTTCGAAGTCCGGGGCCGGGACCTGGTCACGGGCCTGCCCCGCACCCTGCACCTCTCCGCCGCCGAGGTGCAGCAGGCCCTGGAAGAACCCCTGGCCGCGCTCCTGGCCGCCCTGCGCGGCGCCCTGGAGCGGGTGCCACCGGAACTGGCGGCGGACATCCTTCACCGCGGGCTGGTGCTCACCGGCGGCGGCTCGCTGCTGCGCGGCCTCGACCGGCGCATCGCCGACGCCACCGGCCTGCCCGTGGTGCGGCCGGAGCAGCCGCTCTTGACGGTGGCCCTGGGCACCGGCGTCGCCCTCAGCCGGCTGGACCGGCTGGACGGGGTCCTCATCGCCGGATGA
- the fabZ gene encoding 3-hydroxyacyl-ACP dehydratase FabZ, translating to MDVQDILSVLPHRYPFLLVDRILELEPGRRAVGRKCVSANEPYFQGHFPGRPIMPGVLILEAMAQVGAAAVLSMPENRGRLALFAGADRVRWRRPVIPGDCLEIEVEIIAMRGPIGKGRARATVDGELAAEAELSFALRPA from the coding sequence ATGGACGTCCAGGACATCCTGAGCGTGCTGCCCCACCGTTACCCCTTCCTGCTGGTCGACCGGATCCTGGAACTGGAGCCGGGACGCCGGGCCGTGGGCCGGAAGTGCGTCAGCGCCAATGAGCCCTACTTTCAAGGCCACTTCCCCGGCCGCCCCATCATGCCGGGGGTGCTGATCCTGGAAGCCATGGCCCAGGTGGGGGCCGCTGCCGTGCTCTCCATGCCGGAAAACCGCGGCCGCCTGGCGTTGTTCGCCGGCGCCGACCGCGTGCGCTGGCGCCGCCCCGTGATCCCCGGGGACTGTCTGGAGATCGAGGTCGAAATCATCGCCATGCGCGGGCCCATCGGCAAGGGCCGCGCCCGTGCCACCGTGGACGGGGAGCTGGCCGCCGAGGCGGAGCTCAGCTTCGCCCTGCGGCCGGCGTGA
- a CDS encoding flagellar hook-basal body protein gives MLRGLYTAASGMLARVLQQERLANDLANVNTPGYKASRNVTEAFPELFVARLERAGAAPVGPVGTGAVVAEPGLDLTAGPWLETGRPQDLALAGDGFFVVMGPAGPAYTRAGNFTVGPEGYLQTPDGWPVLGTDGQPLLVGTADFTVTPDGQVQAGGVVVGTVARVTFANPAALRKAGDNLLVDPGGAGPAVPVDTPVRQGVLEQSNVDPVRTVVEMLANFRAFEASQRAVQAQDQTLGLAIQEVGRVT, from the coding sequence GTGCTGCGCGGGCTCTATACCGCCGCCAGCGGAATGCTGGCCCGGGTCCTGCAGCAGGAACGCCTGGCCAACGACCTGGCCAACGTCAACACGCCGGGCTACAAGGCCAGCCGGAACGTCACCGAGGCCTTCCCCGAGCTGTTCGTCGCCCGGCTGGAACGCGCGGGTGCGGCGCCCGTGGGGCCCGTGGGCACCGGCGCGGTGGTCGCCGAGCCCGGTCTCGACCTGACCGCCGGCCCCTGGCTGGAGACGGGCCGGCCCCAGGACCTGGCCCTGGCGGGGGACGGGTTCTTCGTGGTGATGGGGCCCGCCGGTCCGGCCTACACCCGGGCCGGCAACTTCACGGTAGGGCCGGAAGGCTACCTCCAGACCCCCGACGGCTGGCCGGTCCTGGGCACCGACGGGCAGCCCCTGCTGGTGGGCACCGCGGACTTCACGGTGACGCCCGACGGCCAGGTGCAGGCCGGGGGGGTGGTCGTGGGCACGGTGGCCCGCGTGACCTTCGCCAATCCGGCGGCCCTGCGCAAGGCCGGCGACAACCTGCTGGTCGATCCGGGCGGCGCCGGGCCCGCCGTGCCCGTGGACACGCCGGTTCGGCAGGGGGTCCTGGAGCAGTCCAACGTGGATCCCGTGCGGACCGTGGTGGAGATGCTGGCCAACTTCCGCGCCTTCGAGGCGTCCCAGCGGGCGGTGCAGGCGCAGGACCAGACCCTGGGCCTGGCCATTCAGGAAGTGGGGCGGGTCACGTGA
- a CDS encoding S1 RNA-binding domain-containing protein, translating into MSDGLKDSLLPGEDSPAPAPGGPSPVVEPVLPATTAADEPAGGRPARPAAEGRAGGSPPVPARRGVGPAEGTTAGTPYGYRSGLHRPASAFPRRTGGSGNESGTRTGAGAGTGAGAAPGAGSGSAAGAAAGSGAEVRDLAGLVPLSPGTRVHGTITGIVGYGAFLVTDDGRRGLIHISEISDWYVERAEDYFYKGERVQVEVVHFDPNSGKYAFSTRRLGGKQPLANRYADRLLELHRHGIIRSGYKGWAREPGRWPWRGERRGGTGTASTPGPSGTAATGSPGRTNRPAGRNKPGSRPAAGALAGTGQGAGPVGPGSRPGGSRDGTGQPAAGASQTPGARTAGPAAVQDDTDLLQLLRRHVGQVSPAARAELDRLVQAYGIARVGLVLAQVLEGMDRSLQVVEAAGKRLAAGAGASA; encoded by the coding sequence ATGTCGGATGGGTTGAAGGATTCCCTATTGCCTGGCGAGGATTCCCCAGCCCCGGCGCCCGGCGGCCCGAGCCCGGTGGTGGAGCCGGTTCTTCCCGCCACGACCGCTGCGGACGAACCGGCCGGCGGCCGTCCGGCCCGCCCGGCGGCGGAGGGCAGGGCCGGCGGATCGCCGCCGGTGCCGGCCCGGCGGGGGGTGGGCCCCGCCGAGGGCACGACAGCCGGCACCCCCTACGGATACCGCTCCGGCTTGCACCGGCCGGCCTCGGCCTTCCCCCGGCGAACCGGCGGCAGTGGCAACGAGAGCGGCACCAGGACCGGGGCCGGTGCCGGGACGGGGGCAGGGGCTGCGCCAGGGGCCGGTTCGGGGTCGGCTGCAGGGGCCGCTGCAGGCTCCGGCGCCGAGGTCCGCGACCTGGCCGGGCTCGTCCCCCTGTCGCCCGGGACCCGGGTTCACGGCACCATCACCGGGATCGTCGGTTACGGTGCCTTCCTGGTGACCGACGACGGCCGCCGCGGCCTGATCCACATCTCCGAGATCTCCGACTGGTACGTGGAGCGGGCCGAGGATTACTTCTACAAGGGCGAGCGGGTGCAAGTCGAGGTCGTCCACTTCGATCCCAACAGCGGCAAGTACGCCTTCTCCACCCGGCGGCTGGGCGGCAAGCAGCCCCTGGCCAACCGCTACGCGGACCGGTTGCTGGAGCTGCACCGGCACGGCATCATCCGATCGGGGTACAAGGGGTGGGCCCGCGAGCCCGGCCGGTGGCCCTGGCGCGGGGAACGTCGCGGGGGGACCGGGACGGCGAGCACCCCGGGTCCATCTGGCACCGCCGCGACAGGCTCGCCCGGCCGGACGAACCGGCCCGCCGGCCGGAACAAGCCGGGCTCCCGCCCGGCCGCGGGCGCCTTGGCGGGTACCGGGCAAGGCGCCGGACCGGTGGGCCCCGGGAGCCGCCCCGGAGGCTCGCGCGACGGCACCGGCCAGCCCGCCGCCGGGGCCTCCCAAACCCCCGGTGCCCGCACCGCCGGTCCTGCCGCGGTGCAGGATGACACGGACCTGCTGCAGCTCCTGCGCCGGCATGTGGGCCAAGTCTCGCCCGCGGCGCGGGCGGAGCTGGACCGGCTGGTCCAGGCCTACGGCATCGCCCGGGTGGGCCTCGTCCTCGCCCAGGTCCTGGAGGGCATGGACCGGTCGCTGCAAGTGGTCGAAGCCGCTGGCAAGCGGCTGGCGGCCGGCGCCGGGGCGTCGGCTTGA
- the spoIIID gene encoding sporulation transcriptional regulator SpoIIID: MKDYIWKRVVEVSTYIARTRSTVREAAKVFGVSKSTVHKDVTERLPKIDSQLAAKVQQVLETNKAERHLRGGEATRLKYLQEQRGQVQEQAHSEPPVGA, from the coding sequence GTGAAGGACTACATCTGGAAGCGCGTGGTGGAGGTGAGCACGTACATCGCTCGCACCCGCTCCACCGTGCGCGAAGCAGCCAAGGTGTTCGGTGTTTCCAAGAGCACCGTCCACAAGGACGTCACCGAGCGCCTGCCCAAGATCGACAGCCAGCTGGCGGCCAAGGTGCAGCAGGTCCTGGAGACCAACAAAGCGGAGCGCCACCTGCGGGGCGGCGAGGCCACCCGCCTCAAGTACCTGCAGGAACAGCGGGGCCAGGTGCAAGAGCAAGCCCATTCGGAACCCCCGGTCGGAGCGTGA
- a CDS encoding superoxide dismutase, whose amino-acid sequence MAYQLPPLPYDYNALEPHIDEQTMRIHHDRHHATYVNNVNAALEKYPALQNKPIEELLRQIDQVPEDIRTAVRNNGGGHANHSLFWEIMSPRGGGQPSGALAEAINRSFGSFDAFKDQFTKTATTHFGSGWAWLVVDEKGELQVYSLPNQDSPYMKGHTPILGLDVWEHAYYLKYQNKRPDYIAAWWNVVNWDEVARRYQQARG is encoded by the coding sequence GTGGCTTACCAGCTGCCACCCCTGCCGTACGACTACAACGCCCTCGAGCCTCACATCGACGAGCAGACCATGCGGATCCACCACGACCGGCACCACGCCACCTACGTGAACAACGTCAACGCCGCCCTCGAGAAGTACCCCGCGCTGCAGAACAAGCCCATCGAGGAGCTCCTGCGCCAGATCGACCAGGTTCCCGAGGACATCCGCACCGCGGTCCGCAACAACGGCGGCGGCCACGCCAACCACTCGCTCTTCTGGGAGATCATGAGCCCGCGCGGCGGCGGCCAGCCCTCGGGCGCCCTGGCCGAGGCCATCAACCGGTCCTTCGGCAGCTTCGACGCCTTCAAGGACCAATTCACCAAGACCGCCACGACCCACTTCGGCAGCGGCTGGGCGTGGCTGGTGGTGGACGAGAAGGGCGAGCTGCAGGTCTACAGCCTGCCGAACCAGGACAGCCCGTACATGAAGGGCCACACCCCCATCCTGGGCCTGGACGTCTGGGAGCACGCCTACTACCTCAAGTACCAGAACAAGCGGCCCGACTACATCGCCGCCTGGTGGAACGTGGTCAACTGGGACGAGGTGGCCCGGCGGTACCAGCAGGCCCGTGGCTGA
- the spoIID gene encoding stage II sporulation protein D: protein MPVLPAWRRPVAGWVLLALVLTVLLPFLVVVTRGWRLEVPEAPPVPLDPGQLPVRVWVPGADAVQVLPLEVYLTGVVAAEMPASFHPEALKAQAVAARTYTVRHMQVFGGPGCPEHPDADVCGDPQSGQAWRPLEARRREWGLFNGWRLTRKIQQAVADTAGLILVYQGAPIDAVYHSTSGGRTEAAAAVWGNEVPYLRPVDSPWETSSPHWRTTWEIPLAEFARRLEVDPKAVRDLPGDQCFARIEPSPGGRVGRAVLGEKSYTGPQLRQRLDLPSTWWTCRRQGDQVVFEVRGWGHGVGMSQYGADGMARQGRTFQEILQHYYPGTSLRPIFSE, encoded by the coding sequence TTGCCCGTCTTGCCGGCGTGGCGGCGACCGGTGGCCGGCTGGGTCCTCCTGGCCCTGGTGCTGACGGTGCTGCTGCCTTTTCTCGTGGTGGTCACCCGCGGCTGGCGGCTGGAGGTGCCCGAGGCCCCGCCCGTGCCGCTGGATCCCGGCCAGCTGCCGGTGCGCGTGTGGGTCCCCGGGGCGGATGCCGTGCAGGTTCTTCCCCTGGAGGTCTATCTCACCGGGGTCGTGGCGGCGGAGATGCCCGCCTCCTTCCACCCGGAGGCCCTCAAGGCCCAGGCCGTGGCGGCGCGGACCTACACCGTGCGGCACATGCAGGTCTTCGGGGGCCCCGGTTGCCCCGAGCACCCGGACGCCGACGTGTGCGGCGATCCCCAGTCGGGTCAGGCGTGGCGGCCCCTGGAGGCCCGGCGGCGGGAATGGGGCCTGTTCAACGGCTGGCGTTTGACCCGGAAGATCCAGCAGGCGGTGGCGGACACCGCGGGCCTGATCCTGGTCTACCAGGGCGCGCCCATCGACGCCGTCTACCACTCCACCTCCGGCGGCCGGACGGAAGCCGCGGCCGCCGTCTGGGGCAACGAGGTGCCCTACCTGCGGCCGGTGGACTCCCCCTGGGAGACGAGTTCACCCCACTGGCGCACCACCTGGGAGATCCCCCTGGCCGAATTCGCCCGTCGCCTGGAGGTCGACCCCAAGGCCGTGCGCGACCTGCCGGGCGACCAGTGCTTCGCCCGCATCGAACCGTCCCCGGGGGGCCGGGTGGGCCGGGCCGTCCTCGGGGAGAAGAGCTATACCGGTCCCCAGCTCCGCCAGCGCCTCGACCTTCCCTCGACCTGGTGGACCTGCCGCCGCCAGGGCGACCAGGTGGTGTTCGAGGTCCGGGGGTGGGGTCACGGCGTGGGCATGTCCCAGTACGGGGCCGACGGCATGGCCCGCCAGGGCCGCACCTTCCAGGAGATCCTGCAGCACTACTACCCGGGCACCAGCCTGCGGCCCATCTTCAGCGAGTGA
- a CDS encoding F0F1 ATP synthase subunit epsilon, whose protein sequence is MAERAITLEVITPERVVFREEVDSLIVPGAEGLLGVLPDHAPMVAALKIGILTYRKNGEKRRVAVAGGFFEVADNHAVVLSDAAERAEEIDVVRARAAAERARRRLAERDANWDFERARAALNRALNRLRAAGADTGDLV, encoded by the coding sequence ATGGCCGAGCGTGCCATCACCCTCGAGGTGATCACGCCCGAGCGGGTGGTCTTCCGCGAGGAAGTGGATTCGCTGATCGTGCCGGGGGCCGAGGGCCTTCTGGGCGTGCTGCCCGACCACGCGCCCATGGTGGCCGCCTTGAAGATCGGCATCCTCACCTATCGGAAGAACGGCGAGAAGCGCCGCGTGGCGGTGGCCGGCGGCTTCTTCGAGGTGGCGGACAACCACGCCGTGGTGCTGTCTGATGCCGCCGAACGCGCCGAGGAGATCGATGTGGTGCGGGCGCGGGCGGCCGCGGAACGGGCGCGCCGCCGCCTGGCCGAGCGGGACGCCAACTGGGACTTCGAGCGAGCACGGGCGGCGCTGAACCGTGCCCTGAACCGGCTGCGGGCGGCGGGCGCCGACACCGGCGACCTGGTCTGA
- a CDS encoding M23 family metallopeptidase has protein sequence MQETPQSGQRRITGRLAGLMAKLRGRPALRSLVGFAVLLAVFVGSYLYFQGWPGLSGPEPSSLEEPTTPVGAGADQGVTGTATLQPVPGQAGTGPGSGTGTGTGTPAEPRDNVPTREVTGETTPAFAWPVDNGRTVMGFGWQYSETMGDWRWHPGVDLAVQQGAQVLAAAGGRVLSVDRDPDRGLTVIIEHDGGYRTVYASLAEATVEAGQPVRRGQAIGEAGQTARVESAAGVHVHFEVWRGDEAVDPQTVIG, from the coding sequence ATGCAGGAGACCCCGCAAAGCGGGCAGCGCCGCATCACCGGCCGGTTGGCCGGCCTCATGGCCAAACTGCGCGGCCGGCCGGCCCTGCGGTCGCTGGTGGGCTTCGCCGTGCTGCTGGCCGTCTTCGTCGGGTCTTATCTCTACTTCCAGGGCTGGCCGGGGCTCAGCGGTCCCGAGCCGTCCTCCTTGGAGGAGCCGACGACCCCGGTGGGGGCGGGCGCCGACCAGGGCGTGACGGGCACGGCGACCCTGCAGCCTGTCCCCGGCCAGGCCGGCACCGGGCCCGGCAGCGGGACCGGCACCGGGACGGGCACGCCGGCGGAGCCTCGGGACAACGTGCCCACCCGGGAGGTGACCGGCGAGACCACGCCGGCCTTCGCCTGGCCCGTGGACAACGGCCGGACGGTCATGGGCTTCGGCTGGCAGTACTCGGAGACCATGGGCGACTGGCGCTGGCACCCTGGCGTCGACCTGGCGGTGCAGCAGGGCGCCCAGGTGCTGGCCGCCGCCGGCGGGCGGGTGCTGAGCGTGGACCGCGATCCGGACCGCGGCCTGACCGTCATCATCGAGCACGACGGCGGCTACCGGACGGTCTACGCCAGCCTGGCGGAGGCCACGGTCGAAGCCGGCCAGCCGGTGCGGCGCGGCCAGGCCATTGGCGAGGCCGGTCAAACGGCCCGGGTCGAGTCGGCGGCGGGCGTCCACGTCCACTTCGAGGTCTGGCGCGGCGACGAGGCGGTCGATCCCCAGACCGTCATCGGCTAG
- a CDS encoding flagellar hook-basal body protein: MIGRALWTSAAGMAAAARQVDVTANNLANVNTPGFKASRADFADLVYAALAVPASPATAAAGGVQAGHGVRLAATPRSWRQGPLQSTGSPWDLAIDGAGFFQVVEPGTGEVLLTRGGAFVLSPLPGGAPGAGPGEDPGQGPGGGPGGAGEALLVTDGAGRPLLRDDGRPLVLPAGARSWVVTPEGEVRAVLAGGREVPAGRLALVVPAAPDALESRGEGLYAPGPGAVAALPPGQGGAGRVRQGMLEQANVDLAVEMTRLLAAQRAYQLNARAVLTGDEMMGLINRLRP; this comes from the coding sequence GTGATCGGGAGGGCTCTCTGGACGTCGGCTGCCGGCATGGCGGCGGCCGCGCGGCAGGTGGACGTCACCGCCAACAACCTGGCCAACGTCAACACGCCGGGGTTCAAGGCATCCCGGGCCGACTTCGCCGACCTGGTCTACGCCGCCCTCGCCGTCCCGGCATCACCCGCCACGGCGGCCGCGGGCGGGGTGCAGGCGGGCCACGGCGTGCGCCTGGCGGCCACCCCTCGCTCCTGGCGCCAGGGGCCGCTCCAGTCCACGGGCTCGCCGTGGGACCTGGCCATCGACGGGGCCGGCTTCTTCCAGGTGGTCGAACCGGGCACCGGCGAGGTGCTGCTGACGCGGGGCGGCGCCTTCGTCCTGAGCCCGCTGCCCGGCGGCGCGCCGGGGGCGGGACCCGGCGAGGATCCCGGCCAGGGTCCCGGTGGCGGGCCAGGGGGAGCCGGGGAGGCCCTGCTGGTCACCGACGGCGCCGGCCGGCCTCTCCTGCGGGACGACGGCCGGCCCCTGGTCCTCCCCGCCGGTGCGCGCAGTTGGGTGGTGACGCCTGAGGGCGAGGTGCGGGCGGTGCTGGCCGGTGGCCGGGAGGTCCCGGCGGGGCGGCTCGCCCTGGTGGTCCCGGCCGCGCCGGACGCCCTGGAGAGCCGGGGCGAGGGGCTGTATGCTCCCGGTCCCGGGGCGGTGGCGGCCCTCCCGCCGGGGCAGGGCGGCGCCGGCCGCGTCCGCCAGGGGATGCTGGAGCAGGCCAACGTGGATCTGGCCGTGGAGATGACCCGGCTGCTGGCGGCCCAGCGGGCGTACCAGCTCAACGCCCGGGCCGTGCTGACGGGCGACGAGATGATGGGGCTCATCAACCGCCTGCGGCCGTAA
- the murA gene encoding UDP-N-acetylglucosamine 1-carboxyvinyltransferase yields the protein MERIVVRGGRPLKGQVRISGAKNAALPILAATLLAEEPCLLYDIPALDDVDTMIRLLTELGVTVGPGADGALAVHPADELAFAAPYDLVRRMRASILVLGPLVARLGRARAALPGGCAIGQRPIDLHLKGFAALGAEVEVTGGEVEVRAPRGLRGTSIYLDVPSVGATENIMMAAVLAEGTTTIENAAEEPEIVDLANFLNTLGADVRGAGTRVIQIHGVPALGGGTYTVIPDRIEAGTFLLAPLIAGGQVTATGVVPEHLKSLLAKVREMGADVVVDGDQVTVAMDGRPRAVDVKTLPYPGFPTDLQAPMMAALATAEGTATVTETLFENRFTHVPELRRMGARIQIQGQTAIVTGVERLQGAPVTATDLRSGAALVLAGLGAEGVTEVSGVHHIDRGYVTIEQKLRGLGADVARLSTEDDPVVPELLLR from the coding sequence ATGGAGCGGATCGTAGTTCGCGGCGGGCGCCCCCTCAAGGGTCAGGTGAGGATCAGCGGTGCCAAGAACGCGGCCTTGCCGATCCTGGCGGCTACCTTGCTGGCGGAAGAGCCTTGCTTGCTCTACGACATCCCGGCGCTGGACGACGTGGACACCATGATCCGCCTGCTGACGGAGCTGGGGGTCACGGTGGGGCCGGGGGCGGACGGCGCGCTGGCGGTTCATCCTGCGGACGAACTGGCCTTCGCCGCCCCTTACGACCTGGTGCGGCGCATGCGCGCCTCCATCCTGGTCCTCGGTCCCCTGGTGGCCCGCCTGGGGCGGGCCCGGGCGGCGCTGCCCGGCGGGTGCGCCATCGGCCAGCGCCCCATCGACCTGCACCTCAAGGGCTTTGCCGCCCTGGGGGCCGAGGTGGAAGTCACCGGCGGCGAGGTGGAGGTCCGGGCGCCGCGGGGCCTGCGCGGGACGTCGATCTACCTGGACGTGCCCAGCGTCGGGGCCACGGAGAACATCATGATGGCCGCCGTTCTGGCCGAGGGCACCACCACCATCGAAAACGCCGCCGAAGAACCGGAGATCGTCGACCTGGCCAACTTCCTCAACACCCTGGGCGCTGACGTCCGCGGCGCCGGCACCCGGGTGATCCAGATCCACGGCGTGCCCGCGCTGGGCGGCGGGACCTACACCGTCATCCCCGACCGCATCGAGGCGGGCACCTTCCTGCTGGCGCCCCTCATCGCCGGCGGCCAGGTCACGGCGACGGGCGTGGTGCCCGAGCACCTGAAGTCGCTGCTGGCGAAGGTCCGCGAGATGGGGGCGGACGTGGTGGTCGACGGCGACCAGGTGACGGTGGCCATGGACGGCCGGCCCCGGGCGGTGGACGTCAAGACCCTGCCGTATCCGGGCTTCCCGACCGACCTGCAAGCGCCCATGATGGCCGCCCTGGCCACGGCGGAGGGCACCGCCACGGTGACGGAGACCCTCTTCGAGAACCGGTTCACCCACGTGCCCGAACTGCGGCGGATGGGGGCGCGCATCCAGATCCAGGGGCAGACGGCCATCGTCACCGGCGTCGAGCGGCTGCAGGGGGCGCCCGTGACGGCCACGGACCTCCGCTCGGGCGCGGCGCTGGTGCTGGCGGGCCTGGGCGCCGAAGGTGTCACCGAGGTCAGCGGCGTCCACCACATTGACCGCGGTTATGTGACCATCGAGCAGAAGCTGCGCGGCCTGGGCGCCGACGTGGCGCGCCTCAGCACCGAGGACGATCCGGTGGTGCCGGAACTGCTGCTGCGGTAG